From the Brassica napus cultivar Da-Ae chromosome A8, Da-Ae, whole genome shotgun sequence genome, one window contains:
- the LOC106360470 gene encoding photosystem I reaction center subunit VI, chloroplastic-like, with protein MASLATIAAVQPSATIKGLGGSSLAGSKLFIKPSRQSCKPKSTRAGAVVAKYGDKSVYFDLEDLGNTTGQWDLYGSDAPSPYNPLQSKFFETFAAPFTKRGLLLKFLILGGGSLLTYVSASSTGDVLPIKRGPQEKPKLGPRGKL; from the exons ATGGCGTCTTTAGCAACCATCGCCGCCGTTCAACCCTCTGCCACCatcaaaggactcggaggaagCTCTCTCGCCGGATCTAAGCTTTTCATTAAGCCTTCTCGCCAAAGCtgcaaacccaaatccacaag AGCTGGTGCCGTGGTGGCTAAATATGGAGACAAAAGTGTATACTTTGATTTAGAAGATTTGGGTAACACAACAGGGCAATGGGATTTGTATGGATCTGATGCTCCTTCTCCTTACAACCCACTTCAG AGCAAGTTCTTTGAGACATTTGCTGCTCCTTTCACAAAGAGAGGTTTGCTTCTCAAGTTCTTGATTCTTGGAGGTGGCTCTTTGCTTACTTATGTCAGTGCTTCCTCGACGGGCGATGTTCTTCCTATTAAACGAGGTCCTCAAGAGAAGCCTAAGCTCGGTCCTCGGGGAAAACTTTAA